DNA from Algisphaera agarilytica:
TAACCCAATTCAAAAAAACGCCCCGCAACGGATGCGGGGCGTTTTCATTGATTTATACAGATAGTGTTCGCGTAAGCGGCTGGGCTTCGCCTCAGGCCACGGCTTCTTCGCGGACGTGGACCTTGCGGCCTTGGAATTCCACGGTGCCGGGGATCAGGGCGAAGAGGGTGTCGTCTTTGCCGATGCCGACGTTGAAGCCGGGCTTGAACTTGGTACCGCACTGGCGGACGATGATCGAGCCGGCCTTGGTGGCTTGGCCGCCGTAGATCTTGATGCCGCGGAACTGGGGGTTGGAGTCGCGACCGTTTTTGGTCGAGCCTTGTCCTTTTTTGTGTGCCATGGTGGAACTCGTGGGTTCGGGGTGGTTTCGGGGTATCGGGCCGGGGCACGGGCGTTGGGCCGGGCTTTGGCGAGCCGAACATCTTAATGGATGGTCGCTGCGAAGGCAAGCGTGGGGTGATCCGGGTTCGGCCGGGGTTTCGGGGGGCGGATTCGGGAGGGCCCCGCATCGACCCCGGATTCGAGCAGGCCAGTCTAGTCTTACGGCCCCGCCGCCACCCCTCGGCCTAAACGGTACTTTGGGCAAGGTCCGACAACAGTCGGGCAGGCAGTATTGGCGTCCGGGATCGCCCGTCTTCTCGGACCCACAGCTTGGGCGTTCAAAACCACTTGCGTCTCGTGGTGCAGCCATTTAGACTGACCGTCCGGGTTGGATTGATCCGTATTCATTTGCGGTTCAAAATTTGTTTACCGTATCGCCCCATTAACGTCGTCTGCCTCACGCAACACGACCCCGCCTGATCGTTCGATTTAGTCCCCGCATCGGAGGCCTTGCTTTGCTCAAACGTCAACACGCTGCCGTTGTTCTCGTGACGTGTGTCGCCCTGTTTTCCGGGGCAACCCCTCGGGCCCTGGCTCAAGACACCACGGCCGCTGAACTGCTCCAACAAGGCATCACGCTCATGGAGGCCGGCGATTCGCAAGCCGCCAAGGAAGTGCTTGAGCAGATCGATGCCATCGCGCTTTCCAAAGAGCAACGTCAAGCGCTGTACGCGGCCCTGACCGACATCGAAACCACACTCGCCGAAGCACCCGCCGAACCCGCCGCCCCCGCGGCCACGGAAGTTGCCGAGGCACCTGCCGAGACTGAAGCCCCCGCCGA
Protein-coding regions in this window:
- the rpmA gene encoding 50S ribosomal protein L27 — translated: MAHKKGQGSTKNGRDSNPQFRGIKIYGGQATKAGSIIVRQCGTKFKPGFNVGIGKDDTLFALIPGTVEFQGRKVHVREEAVA